The Mesobacillus jeotgali genome window below encodes:
- a CDS encoding Nif3-like dinuclear metal center hexameric protein, whose product MKKVNGHEVIQLFEQFSPKAFAMEGDKVGLQIGALNQSVENVLVALDVTEEVVEEAIAKDVQLIIAHHPPIFRPMKKIATDTPAGRVIAKLIKHDIAVYAAHTNLDVAKGGVNDLLAAALGLKNPQVLVPTYEDQLKKLVVFVPEEDAETLREALGHAGAGAIGNYSHCSFSGAGEGRFLPGENTDPHIGVQGRLEAVNEVRIETVFPESIEKKVIQAMIKTHPYEEVAYDVYRLDNTGEQLGLGRIGQVEETTLSEFAKVVKKALGVDKVRVVGDLNAKVKKVAVLGGDGNKYYSQAKFRGADVYVTGDIYYHTAHDALMAGLNMIDPGHNVEKIMKQGVAAVMERLSQEKGYEVKYIPSEIETDPFTFI is encoded by the coding sequence GTGAAAAAAGTGAATGGCCATGAAGTGATTCAGCTATTTGAACAGTTTTCACCTAAGGCATTTGCGATGGAAGGTGATAAGGTCGGCCTGCAAATCGGGGCTTTGAACCAGTCGGTCGAGAACGTCCTAGTAGCACTTGATGTAACAGAGGAAGTGGTGGAGGAGGCGATTGCCAAGGACGTTCAATTAATCATTGCTCACCATCCGCCAATCTTCCGGCCAATGAAAAAAATCGCGACCGACACTCCTGCAGGAAGAGTGATTGCCAAGCTGATCAAACATGACATCGCGGTTTATGCAGCACATACAAATCTCGATGTGGCAAAAGGCGGAGTAAATGATCTGCTGGCTGCTGCCCTAGGGCTAAAAAACCCTCAAGTGCTTGTACCTACCTATGAGGATCAACTGAAGAAGCTTGTCGTTTTTGTACCTGAGGAGGATGCTGAAACTCTCCGCGAAGCTTTAGGACATGCAGGGGCGGGAGCAATCGGCAACTATAGCCATTGTTCGTTCTCAGGAGCGGGAGAGGGACGTTTCCTGCCGGGAGAAAATACAGACCCTCATATTGGCGTACAGGGAAGGCTTGAAGCTGTCAATGAAGTTCGCATAGAAACTGTTTTTCCGGAAAGTATTGAAAAAAAGGTCATCCAGGCTATGATCAAGACCCATCCTTATGAGGAGGTCGCCTACGATGTATATCGACTTGACAATACAGGTGAACAGCTGGGACTTGGAAGAATCGGACAGGTGGAAGAGACGACTCTTTCTGAATTTGCCAAAGTTGTAAAGAAAGCTTTAGGAGTCGATAAAGTACGTGTCGTCGGCGACTTGAACGCAAAGGTGAAAAAAGTAGCCGTCCTTGGCGGTGATGGAAACAAATATTACTCACAGGCAAAATTTCGTGGAGCAGACGTGTATGTAACAGGGGATATTTATTACCATACAGCACATGACGCCCTTATGGCCGGATTGAACATGATCGACCCGGGACATAATGTCGAAAAGATCATGAAGCAGGGAGTCGCCGCCGTGATGGAAAGGCTCAGCCAGGAAAAAGGGTATGAAGTCAAATACATCCCATCAGAAATAGAGACCGACCCTTTTACTTTTATATAG